GGCCCGGCGGCGAGGGCGGCGGCGCCGACGAGCAGCAGCCACGGGTCGGCGACGAGCGAGAGGGCGAGGCCGGCGACGGCGGCCACCGCGAACGCGGCCAGGGCGGCGCGCCGCACCGCGGGGGCCGGGACCGCGCCGCTGGCGGTGAGCCGCATGGGCCCGACCCGGTCCGCGTCCGCGCCCCGGACGCCGTCGGAGTAGTCGTTGGCGTAGTTCACGCCGACCTGGAGCGCCACCGCGACGAGGAGGGCGAGCAGCGCCCGAGCGACGAGCAGCCGCCCGGCGGCGGCGGAGCCGGCCGCGGTCCCGAGCAGCACCGGCGCGACGGCGGCCCCGAGCGTGCGGGGCCGGGCGCCGAGCAGCCAGAGCCGAGCCGGCGCGGGCGCGGCGGCGCCGGGGCTCACGGGCGGTGCGGGAACCGGTCGAAGGCGGGACGGCGCTTCTCGAGGAAGGCCCGCTTGCCCTCCTGGGCCTCCTCGCTCAGGTAGTAGAGGAGGGTGGCGTCGCCGGCGAGCTGCTGGATGCCGGCGAGGCCGTCGTCGGCGGCGTTCAGCGAGGCCTTCAGCATGCGGAGCGCCAGCGGGCTGTGCTGGAGCATCCGCTGGCACCACGCGATGGTGTGCTCCTCGAGCTCCTCGAGCGGGACGACCGCGTTCACGAGCCCGAGCCGGGCGGCCTCGTCGGCGTCGTACTGCTCGCAGAGGAACCAGATCTCCCGCGCCTTCTTCTGGCCGACGGTCCGGGCCAGCAGCCCGGACCCGTAGCCGCCGTCGAAGGAGCCGACCCGGGGCCCGGTCTGCCCGAAGCGGGCGTTGTCGGCGGCCACGGTGAGGTCGCACACGAGGTGGAGCACGTGGCCGCCGCCGATCGCGTAGCCGGCGACCATCGCTACCACCGGCTTCGGGAGCCGCCGGATCTGGACCTGGAGGTCGAGAACGTTCAGGCGACCGACGCCGTCGTCGCCCATGTAGCCGTCGTCGCCGCGGATCCGCTGGTCGCCGCCGCTGCAGAAGGCCTCGGTCCCCTCGCCGGTGAGGATCACGACGCCGACGGCGGGGTCGTTGCGCGCCCGCTCGAACGCCGCCTGCAGCTCGTCGAGGGTGCGCGGGCGGAAGGCGTTGCGGACCTCGGGCCGACAGATCGTGACCTTCGCCACCGAGCCCCCGTCGAGCTCGGCGGTCTCGTACCGCACGTCGCCGTCGACGCCGTCGGCGGGCTTCCACTCGGCTCCGGCCCGGATGGTGGGCGCCATCCCGCCTCCGATCCGCCTCAGTGGGCGCATAGACTCTGGGAGTGCTCGCTCCCACGGTAGGGGGGACGGCGGGACGCCACCAAATCGGGGGCCGGTGACCCGCCTCCTCGCCGTCCTCCGGCCCCGACCGGAGGCGGCGCGGGCGGTCCTCGAGGCCTGGGACCGCGACGACGCCGTCGCCGTTCTCGACCCCGAGGCGCCGGGGCCGGTCCTGGCCGACACGCTCACCCGGCTGCGCCCGACCCACGTCCTCGACGAGGGCGGCGTCCGCCCCGAGCCCGCCGGCGTCCCGCCCGCCGACGACGTCCGGGCCGTGGTCCTCACCTCGGGCACCACCGGCGCGCCGAAGGCCGTCGAGCTGACGGACGCCGGCCTGGCGGCGGTGGGCGCCGGCTGCAACGCGGCGCTGGTGGTCGAGCGAGACGACCGGTGGCTCCTGTGCCTGCCGCTCCACCACGTCGCCGGCCTCGCCATCCTGGCCCGCGCCCGCGCCGGCGGCCAGGAGGTGGTGGTGCACCCGTCGTTCGACCCCGGCGCGGTCGCGACCGCGCCCCGAGCGGCGGCGGCGACGCTCGTGTCCGTGGTCCCCACCATGCTGCGCCGGCTGCTCGACACCGGCGCGCCGCTCTCGGAGTATCGCCGCGTCGTCGTCGGCGGGCAGCCGTTCCCCGCGCCGCTGCGCGCCCGGGCCGTCGCCGCGGGCGCCGCGGTCGTCGACGCCTACGGGCTCAGCGAGACCGCCGGCGGCATGCTGTTCGACGGCAACCCGATCGCGGGTGCAGCCGTGGACCTGGACGGCGACGACGAGATCCGCGTGCAGGGCCCGATGGTGATGCGCGGCTACCGCTTCGACGCCGACGCGACCCGCGCCGTGCTCGACGCCGACGGGTGGTTGCGCACCGGCGACGTCGGGCGACGGGACGAGACGGGCGCCGTGCACGTCGTCGACCGCCGCCGCGACCTCGTGATCACCGGCGGCGTGAACGTCAGCCCGACCGCGGTCGAGCACGTGCTCGCCGAGCACCCCGACGTCGCCGACGTCGGGGTGGCCGGGGTCCCCGACGAGCAGTGGGGCGAGCGGCTCGTCGCGTTCGTGGTCGCCGTGCCCGGCGGCCGCCCGCCGGACGTCGAGCGGCTGCGCGCGTTCGCGCGGGACCGGCTGCGGCCCGCCGAGCTGCCGCGACAGGTGGTCGTCGTCGACGCCATACCGCGCACGCCCGGCGGGAAGGTCCAGCGGCGACAGCTGGGGGCGCCCGGCTGACGGCGCGGTACCGTCGCCCGTGGCTCGCGACCGGCTCGCCCCGTACCGGGCCAAGCGGAACTTCGAGCGGACGCCCGAGCCCGGCGCCGAAGCGCCGACGCCGGCGCGCGCCGACGAGCCGCGGTTCGTCGTGCAGGAGCACCACGCCCGCCGCCTGCACTGGGACCTGCGCCTCGAGCACGACGGCGTGCTGTGGTCCTGGGCCGTGCCGCGGGGTATCCCGGCCCGGAACCGACCCAACCACCTGGCCGTGCGGACCGAGGACCACCCGCTCGAGTACCTGACCTTCGAAGGGCAGATCCCGGCCGGCCAGTACGGCGCCGGGTCGATGACGATCTGGGACCGCGGCACCTACGAGCCGGAGAAGGTCCGCGACGACGAGCTGATCGTCACCTTCCACGGCGGCCGCGTGCACGGCAAGTACGCGCTGTTCCGGACCCGCGACGACCAGTGGATGCTCCACCGCATGAGCCCACCCGACGACCCGGCGCGCGCCGAGCCGCCCTCGACGCTCGCCCCGATGCTCGCCACCGCCGGCGAGCTGCCCTGCGACGACGACGGGTGGGCGTACGAGATGAAGTGGGACGGCATGCGGGTCCTGGCCTGGGTGGAGGGGGGCCGGGCGCGGCTCACGTCGCGGAACGGCAACGACGTCACCGACCGGTTCCCCGAGGTGCGCGGCCTCGGCGAGGCGATGGGGTCCATCGAGGCCGTGCTCGACGGGGAGCTCGTCGCCCTCGACGACGCCGGCCGGCCCCGCTTCGAGCGGCTCCAGCCCCGCATCCACTTGTCGTCAACGGCGAAGGCGCGCCAGCTCGCGGCGCAGTCGCCGGTGGTCGTGATGCTCTTCGACCTGCTGTGGCTCGAAGGGCACCCGACGATGGACCGCCCCTACCGCGAGCGCCGGGAGCTCCTCGAGCGGCTGGAGCTCGCCGGGCCCGCCTGGCAGACCCCGCCGACCCATTACGGGGACGGCGCCGCCGTGCGCCGGACCGCGACCGAGCTCGGCCTCGAGGGGGTCGTCGCCAAGCGCGTCGACAGCCCCTACCTCCCCGGGCAGCGCTCGCCGGCGTGGCGCAAGGTGAAGGTGACCGCGGGGCAGGAGCTCGTGGTGGGCGGCTGGCTGCCGGGCAACGGTCGGCTCGCGGGCCGGCTGGGCTCGCTGCTCGTCGGGTACTTCGACGACGACGGCGCCCTCCGCTACGCGGGGCGGGTCGGCTCCGGCATCGACGAGTCGACGCGGGACGCCCTCGAGGCGGCGCTCGCGGGGCGGCGCCGCGACGCGTCGCCGTTCGACGCCACGCCCCGCCTGCCCGACCCGGTCTGGGTCGAGCCCGAGGTCGTGGTCGACGTGGGCTTCGCCGAGTGGACCTCGGCGGGGTCGCTGCGGGCGCCGCGGTTCCGGGGGATCCGCACCGACACGGACGCCCGCGACGTGGTCCGCGAGGGCGGGCGCTGAGCGCCCTGCGAGCGGCGGCCCGTCACCCGCCGGCGGTGGTCACGAAGGGCACGGTCGTGGTCGTCGTCGGCGGCGCCGGCGGGTACGTCGCGCACCACGCGGAGTGGTCCGCGGTGGCGTTGTCGACCGCGCCCGACAGGTCGCAGCCGATGTTCATGAAGTAGGGCGGGACGCAGCTGACCATCCGGCACGCGATCGGCCCGACGTACAGGATCCCGGTGTTGCACTGCCCGTACCGGAAGTAGTTGCACCAGATCCGACGCGTGTTGCAGTCGGTGGCGCAGCGACACGGCGAGCAGCCGCCGCAGAAGAAGCTGTTGCCGATGTTCGGGCTGCAGCACGCCTCGTTGCAGTCGATGTAGTAGCGGGGGGCGCCGTAGCAGAACTGGCTGCTGTCGGCCCGCCACCACCCGGCCGGGAGCGTGCCCGGCGGGCAGGCGTTGACGCCGCCGTTGATGACGCAGCAGAACTCGGTGTAGCCGTCGGTGCACAGGGTCCCCGGCGGGCACCCGACGATCGACTGGTACGGGGACGGCTGGCAGCCGAGCACGGCGACGCCGCCGGCGGCGACGGCGGAGCCGGCGAGGGTGGTGCGGGCGATGAAGCTCCGGCGCGTGAGCTTGGCGTCGAGCAGCCCGCTCAGCCTCGACACGAGCCAGTTGCCCCAGGCGACGCCCTTGCTGGGTTCGTTCATGCCGATCCCTCTCTCGGGTGCACGAGCAGCAGCAGCTGGGGCAGGCTCGACAGGGCGAGGTAGGCGAAGCCGGCGCCGCACCCGACGAGCGCGAGGTACGGGACGCCGGCGAGGGGCTGGGTGCCCACGACGTCGCCGAGCCCCGCGCCGGGGTCGAGCGCCACCGCAACCGCGGCCGCCACCGCGCCCAGGTTCAGGACCGCGTGCAGGACCGTCGGCGGCGTGTCCGCCTTCCCGAAGCAGCCGCACGAGGCGAGCGGCGTCCCGCGCCGCAACGCCACGCCGACGAACAGGGCGAAGACGGCGTAGGAGACGGCGACGAGGATCGCAGTGGCGCGGTCGCCGGCGACGAGCGCGGCCACGCCCACGGCGGCTTCTGCTCCCCCGCCGACCCGCACCAGCGCCGGCGTCCCGGGGAGCCCGGCCGCCCGCACGGCGTTGGCGGTGTCGGCCGGGTGGCGGGCCTTCGACGCGCCGCCGACCGCGAGGAGCAAGGCCGCGATCGCGAACGGGCCGGCGGCGAGGGTCATCATCCGCGGAGCGGATCGATCCGCAGGCTGGCGAGCACGGTGTTCACGCCGGGGACGACCTGATGGCGGTTCCGGTAGGAGCCGAGCACGACGTAGAGGCAGAAGGCGCGTCCGGCCTCGGTGCCGAAGTGCTGGAGGCCGGCCTGGCCCGCGAGGCGCCGCTGCAGCACCTCGGGCGCGAAGTCGTCGGGATCGAGCGACCGGGGCAGCGCCGCCGACGCGAAGAGGGCCTGCGTGGCGTTCCTCGGCGCGAACTCCTTCACGACGACGATGGAGTCGCTCGGCCCGAGGTCGGCCACGGCGTCGCTGGCGTAGTCGGCGATCTCGCTGGACAGCGGGATCGTCGCGGCGTGGACGACCGGGTACGTCTCCTCGCCGGCCGGCGCCGGCGGGCCGAAGTCGCTGCTGGCGGCGGCCACCTCGC
The Acidimicrobiia bacterium DNA segment above includes these coding regions:
- a CDS encoding MauE/DoxX family redox-associated membrane protein, yielding MMTLAAGPFAIAALLLAVGGASKARHPADTANAVRAAGLPGTPALVRVGGGAEAAVGVAALVAGDRATAILVAVSYAVFALFVGVALRRGTPLASCGCFGKADTPPTVLHAVLNLGAVAAAVAVALDPGAGLGDVVGTQPLAGVPYLALVGCGAGFAYLALSSLPQLLLLVHPREGSA
- the ligD gene encoding non-homologous end-joining DNA ligase; amino-acid sequence: MARDRLAPYRAKRNFERTPEPGAEAPTPARADEPRFVVQEHHARRLHWDLRLEHDGVLWSWAVPRGIPARNRPNHLAVRTEDHPLEYLTFEGQIPAGQYGAGSMTIWDRGTYEPEKVRDDELIVTFHGGRVHGKYALFRTRDDQWMLHRMSPPDDPARAEPPSTLAPMLATAGELPCDDDGWAYEMKWDGMRVLAWVEGGRARLTSRNGNDVTDRFPEVRGLGEAMGSIEAVLDGELVALDDAGRPRFERLQPRIHLSSTAKARQLAAQSPVVVMLFDLLWLEGHPTMDRPYRERRELLERLELAGPAWQTPPTHYGDGAAVRRTATELGLEGVVAKRVDSPYLPGQRSPAWRKVKVTAGQELVVGGWLPGNGRLAGRLGSLLVGYFDDDGALRYAGRVGSGIDESTRDALEAALAGRRRDASPFDATPRLPDPVWVEPEVVVDVGFAEWTSAGSLRAPRFRGIRTDTDARDVVREGGR
- a CDS encoding twin-arginine translocation signal domain-containing protein, yielding MNEPSKGVAWGNWLVSRLSGLLDAKLTRRSFIARTTLAGSAVAAGGVAVLGCQPSPYQSIVGCPPGTLCTDGYTEFCCVINGGVNACPPGTLPAGWWRADSSQFCYGAPRYYIDCNEACCSPNIGNSFFCGGCSPCRCATDCNTRRIWCNYFRYGQCNTGILYVGPIACRMVSCVPPYFMNIGCDLSGAVDNATADHSAWCATYPPAPPTTTTTVPFVTTAGG
- a CDS encoding fatty acid--CoA ligase family protein: MTRLLAVLRPRPEAARAVLEAWDRDDAVAVLDPEAPGPVLADTLTRLRPTHVLDEGGVRPEPAGVPPADDVRAVVLTSGTTGAPKAVELTDAGLAAVGAGCNAALVVERDDRWLLCLPLHHVAGLAILARARAGGQEVVVHPSFDPGAVATAPRAAAATLVSVVPTMLRRLLDTGAPLSEYRRVVVGGQPFPAPLRARAVAAGAAVVDAYGLSETAGGMLFDGNPIAGAAVDLDGDDEIRVQGPMVMRGYRFDADATRAVLDADGWLRTGDVGRRDETGAVHVVDRRRDLVITGGVNVSPTAVEHVLAEHPDVADVGVAGVPDEQWGERLVAFVVAVPGGRPPDVERLRAFARDRLRPAELPRQVVVVDAIPRTPGGKVQRRQLGAPG
- the menB gene encoding 1,4-dihydroxy-2-naphthoyl-CoA synthase, translating into MAPTIRAGAEWKPADGVDGDVRYETAELDGGSVAKVTICRPEVRNAFRPRTLDELQAAFERARNDPAVGVVILTGEGTEAFCSGGDQRIRGDDGYMGDDGVGRLNVLDLQVQIRRLPKPVVAMVAGYAIGGGHVLHLVCDLTVAADNARFGQTGPRVGSFDGGYGSGLLARTVGQKKAREIWFLCEQYDADEAARLGLVNAVVPLEELEEHTIAWCQRMLQHSPLALRMLKASLNAADDGLAGIQQLAGDATLLYYLSEEAQEGKRAFLEKRRPAFDRFPHRP
- a CDS encoding 1,4-dihydroxy-2-naphthoate polyprenyltransferase; translated protein: MSPGAAAPAPARLWLLGARPRTLGAAVAPVLLGTAAGSAAAGRLLVARALLALLVAVALQVGVNYANDYSDGVRGADADRVGPMRLTASGAVPAPAVRRAALAAFAVAAVAGLALSLVADPWLLLVGAAALAAGP